In Balneolales bacterium ANBcel1, one genomic interval encodes:
- the pssA gene encoding CDP-diacylglycerol--serine O-phosphatidyltransferase → MINPDKRQLRRQLRNSHLKRKFNRPIPRSVVPSFFTLMNLFCGFVAMVQIYEGKLEFGAWLIVLAAVFDMMDGFMARVTQGTSEFGIELDSLSDIVSFGVAPAFLMYSYSLNELMIMGIIISAFPALCGAVRLARFNVDARVEDPDYFKGLPIPSLAMMLVALFLIFHQSPELFDHFKYGFNSMMIPVILLLSLLMVSTVPFDKIPRFKKEYLRQNRRKVYLFLFYFVAVVTLQEYGLILVFSIFIAKGVIKSLVRFWQEIHQEIP, encoded by the coding sequence ATGATAAACCCCGACAAAAGGCAATTGCGCCGTCAGTTGCGCAACTCCCATCTGAAAAGGAAGTTCAACCGCCCGATTCCGCGATCGGTCGTGCCCAGCTTTTTTACACTGATGAATCTGTTTTGCGGCTTTGTTGCCATGGTGCAGATTTATGAAGGGAAACTGGAATTCGGTGCCTGGCTTATTGTTCTGGCCGCCGTATTTGACATGATGGACGGGTTCATGGCCCGAGTGACCCAGGGCACTTCGGAGTTCGGCATTGAGCTGGATTCCCTCAGCGATATTGTCTCTTTTGGTGTTGCTCCTGCCTTTCTGATGTACAGCTACTCGCTGAATGAACTGATGATCATGGGGATTATCATTTCGGCATTCCCGGCTCTGTGCGGTGCCGTCCGGCTGGCACGGTTCAATGTGGATGCCCGTGTTGAGGATCCGGATTACTTCAAGGGCTTGCCGATACCATCTTTGGCTATGATGCTGGTGGCGCTGTTTTTAATCTTTCATCAGAGCCCCGAACTGTTTGATCATTTCAAATATGGGTTTAACAGTATGATGATTCCCGTCATCCTGCTGCTTTCCCTGCTGATGGTCAGTACCGTTCCATTTGACAAAATCCCCAGATTCAAGAAAGAATACCTCCGCCAGAATCGCAGGAAAGTATATCTGTTTCTCTTCTATTTCGTCGCTGTTGTAACTCTTCAGGAGTACGGACTGATTCTGGTGTTCAGTATCTTCATCGCCAAGGGAGTAATAAAATCGCTCGTTCGTTTCTGGCAGGAAATTCATCAGGAAATTCCCTGA
- a CDS encoding PorV/PorQ family protein: MKQLLMLLLGVLALSAGMPRASVANESTGMQFLLTGPSAHSMGISEAHTASLSGSSAIFLNPAMLSREQQSSATLSYMLWPATDTQNSFAGVILRRENDAFGAAFLSSLVDDIPFRSRPSTEPDGSFAIRYFAVAASYARNIGPFSAGVTGMYLHEQFFQQDASGVGLNAGISYTMLQDRLTLASSLRNVGSMNDLDNTATRLPTLLSFGTDIQLIQFSTSAFEDEIPLVISLMADYNIPVNETGGADESISAQDDGYFNAGLEINLSNLIDIRAGYRTGDTQRRFSFGAGLLVNEFYFNYAFMPYETGFGTAHAVSLQYYF, encoded by the coding sequence ATGAAACAATTATTGATGCTGCTGCTCGGCGTACTTGCGCTGTCGGCAGGAATGCCCCGGGCGTCAGTCGCCAATGAGTCAACCGGCATGCAGTTTCTGCTAACCGGTCCATCCGCACACAGTATGGGTATCTCCGAGGCGCATACCGCGTCGCTATCCGGGTCATCGGCGATTTTCCTTAATCCCGCCATGTTATCCCGCGAACAACAAAGCAGCGCCACCCTCTCCTACATGCTTTGGCCGGCCACCGACACGCAAAACAGCTTTGCCGGTGTCATCTTGCGGCGCGAAAACGATGCATTCGGCGCAGCCTTCCTCTCCTCGCTGGTCGATGATATCCCGTTCCGAAGCAGGCCATCTACAGAACCTGACGGCAGCTTTGCCATACGCTACTTTGCCGTGGCCGCATCCTATGCCCGGAATATTGGTCCGTTTTCGGCCGGAGTTACAGGGATGTACCTGCATGAGCAGTTTTTTCAGCAGGATGCTTCCGGGGTCGGTCTCAATGCCGGCATCAGCTACACGATGCTGCAGGATCGCCTGACCCTGGCTTCCTCCCTGAGAAACGTGGGATCCATGAACGACCTTGACAATACGGCTACCAGGCTGCCCACCCTGCTCAGTTTCGGCACGGACATCCAGCTGATTCAGTTTTCCACATCCGCGTTTGAGGACGAAATCCCTTTGGTGATCTCCCTTATGGCCGATTACAACATTCCGGTCAATGAAACCGGTGGAGCGGATGAGTCCATTAGCGCGCAGGATGACGGGTATTTCAATGCCGGCCTGGAAATCAACCTGTCCAACCTCATTGATATTCGTGCCGGTTACCGAACCGGCGACACGCAAAGGAGATTCAGCTTCGGAGCCGGGCTGCTGGTGAATGAGTTCTATTTCAATTATGCCTTCATGCCCTATGAAACCGGATTCGGCACCGCTCATGCCGTCAGCCTCCAGTATTACTTCTAA
- a CDS encoding FlgD immunoglobulin-like domain containing protein translates to MRHPAIFLLLLSALSALSATGANGQIHPGQLPSPYYSISQNSVSNMGAFGDTLWIGPRLMYNVGNEFDWHFPDEADSIVDGRGRLFSIALARDTIFAGVGYNQPTNGESVQAQMGFYVSKNGGLNWELIDTSRTLDHPDDTTIRYGGQDLDIIPVIVPQQSPPYMVDFRGDVVFFAGWASGIRRSTDFGQTWERVVLPPYGMDELNPDHNYSFSIDPRGSEQSNDYLNFLGFSVAIAADGTVYAGTAGGLNISDNALVAPADSIRWRQVRQSDGPHGLLGSWITSIRENSFDNAVWMTNWIALAGTDREGIVVTRDGGDTFEKHLTGERIYDIGFQGETIYAAGRNGVFISRDNGDTWRQISQIQSPNTAFASNTTYYSVATANDRVWIGSSDGLASTVDFGDTWAITRVNFPLSGENLHQDGAPAVKAYAYPNPFSPRHHDVVRIRFSNASPSDVTIRLYDFGMNLIRTLDKRSMMERGTFEAYWDGTDQQGRKVANGTVFYEIKTGGDRVVGKILLLE, encoded by the coding sequence ATGAGACACCCCGCAATATTTCTTCTCTTGCTGTCGGCCCTGTCGGCCCTGTCGGCAACCGGCGCTAACGGCCAGATCCACCCCGGCCAATTGCCATCTCCCTATTATTCGATATCGCAAAACTCAGTATCAAATATGGGGGCATTCGGCGACACGCTGTGGATTGGTCCGCGGCTGATGTACAATGTCGGCAACGAATTTGACTGGCATTTTCCCGATGAGGCGGACTCCATCGTCGACGGGCGCGGCCGTCTGTTTTCCATCGCCCTTGCCCGTGACACGATATTCGCCGGTGTCGGGTACAATCAACCCACCAACGGTGAGTCGGTACAGGCCCAAATGGGGTTCTATGTCTCAAAAAACGGCGGACTGAATTGGGAGCTGATAGACACCTCGAGGACACTCGATCATCCGGACGATACTACCATCCGGTATGGAGGCCAGGATCTCGACATAATTCCCGTTATCGTGCCCCAGCAATCGCCGCCCTACATGGTTGATTTTCGTGGCGATGTGGTCTTTTTTGCCGGATGGGCCTCCGGCATTCGGCGCAGTACCGATTTCGGTCAGACCTGGGAGCGGGTTGTGCTCCCCCCCTATGGCATGGATGAGCTTAACCCGGATCATAACTACAGCTTTTCAATCGATCCTCGCGGATCGGAACAGTCGAATGATTATCTCAACTTTCTTGGCTTTTCCGTAGCGATAGCTGCTGACGGAACGGTCTATGCAGGGACCGCAGGCGGATTGAATATTTCCGATAACGCGCTGGTTGCACCTGCCGACAGTATCAGGTGGCGCCAGGTGCGTCAATCCGATGGTCCGCACGGACTCCTTGGTAGCTGGATTACTTCGATCCGTGAAAACTCCTTCGACAACGCTGTCTGGATGACCAACTGGATTGCCCTGGCCGGTACCGACCGCGAGGGTATCGTCGTAACCAGAGACGGCGGGGATACTTTCGAGAAGCATCTGACTGGCGAACGGATATACGACATCGGATTCCAGGGAGAAACCATCTATGCTGCCGGAAGAAATGGTGTGTTTATCAGCCGGGATAACGGAGACACATGGCGCCAGATAAGCCAAATCCAAAGCCCGAATACCGCATTTGCTTCAAATACCACCTATTACAGTGTGGCCACCGCAAATGACCGGGTATGGATCGGCAGCAGCGACGGACTGGCATCGACCGTTGACTTTGGGGACACCTGGGCGATCACACGCGTTAACTTCCCCTTGTCCGGTGAAAACCTGCACCAGGATGGCGCGCCCGCTGTCAAAGCCTATGCCTACCCGAACCCGTTTTCACCCCGCCATCACGATGTGGTCCGTATCCGGTTTTCAAATGCGTCTCCATCGGACGTGACCATCCGTCTTTATGATTTCGGCATGAACCTGATTCGCACTCTGGACAAACGCTCCATGATGGAGCGCGGCACGTTTGAAGCCTACTGGGATGGCACCGATCAGCAGGGCCGAAAAGTCGCCAACGGCACCGTTTTTTACGAAATCAAAACCGGTGGTGACCGTGTCGTCGGGAAAATCCTTCTCCTTGAGTAG
- the trpE gene encoding anthranilate synthase component I: MNRDTFLKLAGNYTAIPVYRVMMADTFTPVSLFLKIREDGRFPFLLESVEGGEHLARYSFLGRNPYQILKYHNDQVQLLRKKTDQTNAAFEMTGSETGSSSGSSGEQEFATTILEEPYFDALKRLCMSYDEPKIPDMPRLTGGAVGFSAYDTVRQIELLPDMPPDDLELPEAIWSFYDEIFAFDHVKHRVVLIKTVFTTPDADHETQYRTACNALDRMEEIVGRSVEDKGTYRKTTDRLQSNISKEAFLDNVDKAREYIYAGDIFQVVLSQRFASSFEGDRFMLYRALRMVNPSPYLYYLDFDDFALVGSSPEVLVQVQDEQVRLLPIAGTRPRGDSAEQDVAYEEELKADPKELAEHIMLVDLGRNDLSRVCRPDTVRLTRDRVIERYSHVMHIVSDVSGRLMKDKTAVDALINCFPAGTVSGAPKVRAMEIIDELETGKRGPYAGAVGYFDFSGNMDTCIAIRTMVVTHSDIYIQAGAGVVADSDPEREYEETVNKAKALVKALDIALQLE, translated from the coding sequence ATGAATCGTGACACTTTTTTGAAGCTGGCCGGCAACTATACCGCAATACCCGTCTACCGGGTGATGATGGCCGACACCTTCACCCCGGTATCCCTGTTTCTGAAAATCCGTGAAGACGGCCGCTTTCCGTTTCTGCTCGAATCCGTTGAAGGGGGTGAGCACCTTGCCCGCTATTCGTTTCTGGGGAGAAACCCCTATCAGATTTTGAAGTATCACAACGACCAGGTGCAGTTGCTCAGGAAGAAGACGGATCAGACGAACGCCGCATTCGAAATGACCGGCAGTGAGACCGGCAGCAGCTCCGGATCGTCCGGAGAACAGGAGTTCGCCACCACCATCCTGGAGGAACCCTATTTTGATGCGCTGAAACGTCTGTGCATGTCATATGACGAGCCTAAAATTCCGGACATGCCCAGGCTCACGGGCGGTGCCGTCGGTTTTTCCGCCTACGACACGGTGCGGCAGATTGAACTGTTGCCGGACATGCCTCCCGATGACCTTGAGCTGCCGGAGGCGATATGGTCATTTTATGATGAAATCTTCGCCTTTGACCACGTCAAGCACCGTGTGGTACTGATCAAAACCGTTTTCACCACACCTGACGCCGATCACGAGACTCAATACAGGACGGCCTGCAACGCCCTGGATCGGATGGAAGAGATCGTGGGCCGGAGTGTTGAAGATAAAGGGACCTACCGGAAAACAACCGACCGTCTGCAAAGCAATATCTCCAAAGAGGCGTTTCTCGATAATGTCGATAAGGCGAGAGAATACATCTATGCGGGCGATATTTTCCAGGTTGTTCTTTCACAGCGTTTTGCCAGTTCCTTCGAAGGTGACCGGTTCATGCTCTACCGCGCGCTCAGAATGGTAAATCCTTCACCATACCTCTATTATCTGGACTTCGACGATTTCGCCCTGGTCGGCTCTTCACCGGAAGTTCTTGTACAGGTTCAGGATGAACAGGTGCGGCTGCTCCCGATCGCAGGAACACGTCCACGCGGCGACTCAGCAGAACAGGACGTAGCCTACGAGGAAGAGCTGAAAGCGGATCCCAAAGAGCTTGCCGAACACATTATGCTGGTTGACCTGGGCCGCAACGACCTGTCGCGGGTTTGCCGACCCGACACTGTGCGCCTGACCCGCGACCGTGTCATTGAACGATATTCCCATGTCATGCACATTGTATCTGATGTTAGCGGGCGGCTGATGAAGGATAAAACGGCCGTTGATGCCCTGATAAACTGTTTTCCGGCAGGAACGGTTTCCGGGGCTCCCAAGGTTCGCGCGATGGAAATCATCGACGAGCTGGAAACGGGCAAACGGGGCCCCTATGCCGGAGCCGTGGGTTATTTCGATTTCTCCGGCAACATGGATACCTGTATTGCCATCCGAACCATGGTGGTTACCCACAGCGACATCTACATCCAGGCAGGGGCCGGTGTTGTCGCCGACAGCGATCCGGAACGTGAGTACGAAGAAACCGTCAACAAGGCGAAGGCGCTTGTGAAAGCGCTGGATATTGCGCTTCAACTGGAATAG
- the trpS gene encoding tryptophan--tRNA ligase — MTSNKPTILSGIQPSGRLHLGNYFGAIRQHLEFQDRGEAFYFIANYHSLTSLQNGELLRQYTFDVALDYLALGMDPEKCTFFAQSDVPQVLELSWILGTLTPVSLMEKGVSYKDKVAQGLQPNIGLFTYPVLQAADILIYHSDIVPVGADQKQNIEISRDLAARFNRIYDGEYLRIPEPHIVESVATVPGIDGRKMSKSYDNTIDIFDSGKSLKKKVMAVQTDSTPLEEPKDPDTCNVFALIKLFATDEKRDEIREKYLSGGYGYGHAKKELLQLIDDMFAEARERRMELASDPDSVRDMLSDGGKKARIRAETVMEGVREATGVVRHFAISKS; from the coding sequence ATGACCTCCAACAAACCAACCATTCTCTCCGGTATTCAGCCTTCCGGCAGACTCCATCTGGGAAATTATTTCGGTGCCATTCGTCAGCACCTGGAATTCCAGGACAGGGGAGAGGCCTTTTACTTTATCGCCAACTACCATTCACTGACATCCCTGCAAAACGGCGAACTTCTTAGACAGTACACCTTTGACGTCGCCCTGGATTATCTGGCACTGGGCATGGACCCCGAAAAGTGCACCTTCTTCGCCCAAAGTGATGTTCCCCAGGTTTTGGAACTGTCATGGATACTGGGAACCCTCACGCCGGTGAGCCTCATGGAAAAAGGGGTCTCCTACAAGGACAAGGTCGCCCAGGGCCTGCAACCCAATATCGGCCTGTTCACCTATCCGGTACTTCAGGCCGCCGACATCCTGATTTACCATTCCGATATTGTTCCGGTAGGAGCCGATCAGAAGCAGAATATCGAGATTTCCCGCGACCTTGCCGCGCGTTTCAACCGAATATATGACGGGGAGTATCTCCGTATCCCCGAACCGCATATCGTGGAATCGGTGGCCACGGTGCCGGGAATCGACGGCCGGAAAATGAGCAAGTCCTACGACAATACCATCGATATCTTCGACTCCGGCAAATCCCTGAAAAAGAAGGTTATGGCGGTTCAAACCGACTCGACCCCGCTTGAGGAGCCGAAAGATCCGGATACATGCAATGTCTTTGCGCTCATCAAGCTTTTTGCGACAGACGAGAAGAGGGATGAAATAAGGGAAAAATATCTTTCCGGCGGATACGGTTACGGCCATGCCAAGAAGGAGCTGCTTCAACTCATTGATGATATGTTCGCCGAAGCGCGTGAGCGGAGGATGGAGCTGGCCTCCGATCCGGACTCGGTCAGGGACATGCTCAGCGATGGCGGCAAGAAAGCCAGAATCCGGGCGGAAACCGTTATGGAAGGGGTCAGGGAGGCTACCGGAGTCGTCCGGCACTTCGCTATTTCCAAATCCTGA
- a CDS encoding aminodeoxychorismate/anthranilate synthase component II codes for MVLIIDNYDSFTYNLVHLVARHTDDYRVVRNDKITSGEIRRISPEKILISPGPGRPEDAGITEEVIQTFGEDTSILGVCLGHQAIGHAFGADVISAPSLMHGKTSRIRHDESSLYQNVSQLFTATRYHSLVLDEPTIPDDFLITSRTEDGVVMGIRHKKHPLEGIQFHPESILTTEGPRLIENWMKRT; via the coding sequence ATGGTTTTAATCATTGACAACTACGACTCTTTCACCTACAACCTGGTGCACCTGGTGGCCCGGCACACCGATGACTACCGGGTGGTGAGAAACGACAAAATCACCTCCGGTGAAATCCGCCGGATCAGTCCTGAAAAGATACTGATATCCCCCGGTCCGGGCCGGCCGGAAGATGCCGGCATCACCGAAGAGGTGATTCAAACGTTTGGCGAGGATACCTCCATTCTGGGAGTATGTCTTGGCCATCAGGCGATCGGACACGCGTTCGGTGCAGATGTGATTTCAGCACCATCGCTGATGCACGGAAAAACCTCCCGCATACGTCACGACGAATCTTCTCTGTACCAAAATGTGTCTCAATTGTTTACGGCCACACGTTACCACTCGCTGGTCCTGGATGAACCGACCATTCCGGATGATTTTCTGATCACTTCCCGAACGGAAGATGGCGTGGTAATGGGGATTCGGCATAAAAAGCATCCTCTGGAAGGGATTCAATTCCATCCGGAGAGCATTCTCACGACAGAAGGTCCGCGCCTTATCGAAAACTGGATGAAGCGCACCTGA
- the trpD gene encoding anthranilate phosphoribosyltransferase: MNDFTEILQQLSEGADLSPEQADFALREIIAGNVNGSRTAAFLYGMRCKGETVDELSALVGVMRGAAVAVDVNTENAVDLCGTGGDRSGTFNISTAAMFVVAGAEVPVLKHGNSGVSSRSGSFDVLKALGVHPDLNKEQVETCFRETGMAFMFAPLFHPAMARVMNARKELGLRTFFNIMGPLLNPAGVTRQVAGAYDAETARMMARILGRLGTDFAYTVHSDDGLDEFSTTSGSRIFLLNGNGEPQERSFDPRTLGMELTEIDQLKGGTPEENADIIRAILDDRATDAQQDIVLLNATFAIHASGLCSDIQDALLAARESLESGEALNALNRFAECTTDLAS; the protein is encoded by the coding sequence ATGAACGATTTTACTGAAATCCTCCAGCAGTTGTCTGAAGGAGCTGATTTGTCGCCCGAACAGGCGGATTTTGCTCTCAGGGAGATTATTGCAGGCAATGTAAACGGCTCCAGGACCGCCGCCTTTCTGTATGGCATGCGCTGCAAGGGAGAGACGGTGGATGAGCTTTCGGCGCTGGTCGGCGTGATGCGTGGTGCGGCTGTTGCCGTCGATGTAAATACCGAAAATGCCGTAGATCTGTGCGGGACGGGCGGTGACCGTTCAGGCACGTTCAATATCTCTACCGCCGCCATGTTTGTTGTTGCCGGCGCAGAGGTTCCTGTGCTCAAACACGGCAATTCCGGCGTATCCAGCCGAAGCGGCAGCTTTGACGTTCTGAAAGCGCTGGGAGTCCATCCCGACCTCAACAAGGAGCAGGTAGAGACCTGCTTTCGCGAAACCGGAATGGCCTTCATGTTCGCTCCGCTGTTTCATCCCGCCATGGCGCGGGTGATGAACGCTCGCAAGGAGCTCGGACTGCGTACCTTCTTCAACATCATGGGGCCATTGCTCAATCCCGCGGGAGTCACCCGGCAGGTCGCAGGTGCCTATGATGCCGAGACGGCGCGAATGATGGCACGCATCCTCGGCAGACTGGGGACGGATTTCGCCTATACCGTGCATTCCGATGACGGTCTGGATGAGTTTTCGACCACTTCCGGCTCCCGGATTTTTCTGTTGAACGGAAACGGGGAGCCTCAGGAGCGATCCTTCGACCCGCGTACCCTGGGAATGGAACTGACAGAGATCGATCAGTTGAAAGGCGGCACGCCGGAAGAGAACGCGGACATCATCCGGGCCATACTGGATGACAGAGCCACCGATGCCCAGCAGGATATCGTATTGCTTAATGCCACATTCGCCATTCACGCATCCGGACTCTGTTCCGACATTCAGGACGCCTTGCTGGCCGCAAGGGAGAGCCTTGAGTCGGGCGAAGCCCTGAATGCCCTGAACCGGTTCGCCGAGTGTACCACCGACCTTGCATCCTAA
- the trpC gene encoding indole-3-glycerol phosphate synthase TrpC, translated as MANILDKIVDQTREDIGRRRKKVAQHDFQSFAEYHRTRRDFGEALRDTDHVSIIAEIKKASPSKGVIREDFSPVIHARDYLENGASAISVLTDEPFFQGTLSYLQEVSALSTVPVLRKDFIIDFYQIEEARAWGADAILLIVRITDGQQLYELHDAATECGLQVLVECYDEADFDRLDFGRCTMVGVNNRDLDTFRVDLHRGVSLLNRVPENIVRISESGLNQPSDLMYLHENGIHSALVGEHFMRQKDPGSELRRFLEIFNTDE; from the coding sequence GTGGCAAATATTCTTGATAAAATTGTTGATCAGACCCGTGAGGATATCGGGCGGCGCAGAAAGAAAGTCGCGCAGCACGACTTCCAGTCCTTCGCCGAATATCACCGCACCAGGCGGGATTTTGGAGAGGCCCTGCGTGATACGGACCACGTATCGATCATCGCCGAAATAAAAAAGGCTTCCCCATCAAAAGGAGTTATCCGGGAGGATTTTTCGCCGGTTATCCATGCCCGGGACTATCTGGAAAACGGCGCGTCGGCCATCTCGGTACTCACCGATGAGCCCTTCTTTCAGGGAACGCTCTCTTATCTGCAGGAGGTTTCCGCCCTTTCCACCGTACCCGTGCTTCGCAAGGATTTCATCATTGACTTCTATCAAATAGAGGAGGCCCGCGCATGGGGGGCTGATGCCATCCTACTTATCGTCAGGATTACCGACGGCCAACAACTGTATGAGCTGCATGATGCGGCCACCGAATGCGGCCTGCAGGTACTGGTCGAGTGTTATGATGAAGCGGATTTTGACAGGCTCGACTTCGGGCGATGTACCATGGTCGGCGTAAACAACCGCGACCTGGACACTTTTCGGGTGGATTTGCATCGGGGCGTGTCGCTGCTGAACCGGGTTCCGGAGAATATTGTGCGGATCTCCGAAAGCGGATTGAACCAGCCTTCCGACCTGATGTATCTGCATGAGAACGGAATTCACAGCGCGCTGGTTGGGGAACATTTCATGCGCCAGAAAGACCCGGGGAGTGAGCTTCGCCGTTTTCTTGAGATATTCAACACCGACGAATGA
- a CDS encoding phosphoribosylanthranilate isomerase produces the protein MIPKQTKLKICGITSLEDARFAAGALADYLGFIFYPESPRHVTPRVAAEIAGWIEGIGLVGVFVNQAPDEINAVAERVGLDLVQLHGDEIPDDARSISKPVIKAFRIEEGETADSVQERIAPWRGVASYFLFDAYHSKRYGGTGKSWNWSVLSGLNSDTPFFLAGGISSDNVADAVSVAQPYAVDLSSSLEQSPGVKDFDKMQEFFDRWQELSAS, from the coding sequence ATGATACCCAAACAGACAAAACTGAAGATATGCGGAATCACCAGTCTGGAAGATGCCAGGTTTGCCGCCGGTGCCCTTGCTGATTACCTCGGTTTCATATTTTATCCGGAAAGTCCCCGGCATGTGACTCCAAGAGTTGCTGCCGAAATTGCCGGATGGATCGAAGGCATTGGGCTCGTCGGTGTTTTTGTGAACCAGGCCCCGGACGAAATCAACGCCGTTGCAGAACGCGTTGGCCTCGACCTGGTCCAGCTTCATGGCGACGAGATTCCCGACGACGCCCGTAGCATTTCAAAACCGGTGATAAAGGCTTTCCGCATTGAAGAGGGCGAAACCGCCGATTCCGTGCAGGAGCGGATCGCGCCGTGGCGAGGTGTGGCATCGTATTTCCTGTTTGACGCCTACCACAGTAAACGCTACGGTGGAACCGGCAAGTCCTGGAACTGGTCCGTGCTTTCAGGCCTGAACAGCGATACCCCGTTCTTCCTGGCCGGCGGCATCTCTTCCGATAATGTGGCGGACGCCGTCTCGGTCGCACAGCCCTATGCTGTCGACCTCTCCAGCAGTCTGGAACAGTCGCCCGGAGTAAAGGATTTTGACAAGATGCAGGAGTTTTTTGACCGATGGCAGGAGCTGAGTGCATCATAA
- the trpB gene encoding tryptophan synthase subunit beta, with product MTLTEKQHITATVPDERGFYGKFGGRYVPEILIPALDDLQKSFVASLEDESFVGEYKSLLKEYVGRETPLTYAGRLTEYYGKAKIYLKREDLCHTGAHKINNAIGQVLLARKMGKTRIIAETGAGQHGVATATVCAHFGIPCIIYMGAEDIVRQKLNVDRIRLLGAEVRPVESGAKTLSNAINEAIRDWVSNVDDTFYIIGSAVGPHPYPQMVREFQSVIGHETIDQCLESEGTLPDHVIACIGGGSNAIGMFHPMSGYPDIRLYGIEAAGEGVETSRHAATLGSGYPGILHGSLSYLLQSEHGQIAEAHSVSAGLDYPGVGPEHSYLRDSGRVTYDSITDAQALEGVKLLSSKEGIIPALETAHAVAYLEKLMPQTGTEEIVVINCSGRGDKDMETISKYLD from the coding sequence ATGACATTGACAGAGAAACAGCACATAACCGCCACCGTACCTGATGAACGCGGGTTTTACGGCAAGTTCGGAGGCAGATACGTACCGGAAATCCTGATCCCGGCTCTGGATGACCTGCAGAAGTCATTCGTGGCCTCGCTCGAAGACGAATCCTTCGTAGGTGAATACAAATCGCTCCTGAAAGAGTATGTGGGACGGGAGACACCGCTGACATATGCAGGCCGACTAACCGAGTATTACGGAAAAGCGAAGATCTATCTGAAGAGAGAAGACCTCTGCCACACCGGTGCCCATAAAATCAATAATGCCATTGGACAGGTGCTGCTTGCCCGCAAAATGGGCAAAACCCGGATTATCGCTGAGACCGGAGCAGGGCAGCACGGTGTTGCTACGGCCACCGTTTGTGCCCATTTTGGAATACCGTGCATTATATATATGGGTGCTGAAGATATTGTACGTCAAAAACTTAATGTTGATCGTATCAGACTTCTTGGAGCAGAAGTAAGACCGGTTGAGTCCGGGGCGAAAACGCTGAGCAACGCCATCAACGAAGCCATCCGCGACTGGGTCAGCAATGTCGATGATACGTTTTACATTATCGGCTCGGCGGTGGGCCCGCATCCCTATCCGCAAATGGTTCGGGAGTTTCAGTCCGTTATCGGCCATGAAACAATAGACCAGTGCCTGGAATCGGAAGGGACCCTGCCGGATCATGTAATTGCATGTATCGGTGGCGGATCCAACGCGATCGGCATGTTTCATCCCATGTCGGGCTATCCGGATATCAGGCTGTACGGTATCGAGGCGGCCGGAGAAGGGGTGGAGACCTCCCGCCATGCAGCAACGCTTGGCAGCGGATATCCCGGAATCCTCCATGGATCACTGAGCTACCTGCTACAATCCGAGCATGGGCAGATTGCCGAAGCACATTCGGTTAGTGCCGGCCTGGACTATCCCGGCGTGGGTCCGGAGCATTCGTATCTAAGGGACTCCGGCCGGGTAACCTACGACTCCATAACGGATGCGCAGGCACTGGAAGGGGTTAAGCTGCTCTCATCCAAAGAGGGAATCATCCCGGCTCTTGAAACCGCCCATGCCGTCGCCTACCTCGAAAAGCTGATGCCGCAGACCGGCACCGAAGAAATTGTGGTCATCAACTGCTCCGGCCGCGGTGACAAGGATATGGAAACCATTTCAAAATACCTGGACTAA